Proteins from one Pseudomonas sp. KBS0710 genomic window:
- a CDS encoding non-ribosomal peptide synthetase yields the protein MSIFELLGTLKTKDVQLALKGEQLSVQGNKQALSDPAVLAALREHKAALIELIKAGEYSASKAGEVQVPANGIPPGAEHITPAMLTLSTLSQDEIERIVATVDGGVANIQDIYPLAPLQEGILFHHVSAEQGDPYVMQSQFAFDSLERFEAFAQALQSVMDRHDILRTGVVWDGLQQPSQVVWRRARLPVQALQLNPADGDIAAQLHGLFDARHYRLDVTQAPLLRLVRADDRLNQRIVATLLFHHMALDHSALEVVCHEMQACLLGQGAALGQAVPFRNYVAQARLGISEPEHENFFRQMLGDISEPTLPYGLQDVQGDARGISEVSLPLPAALSQRLRAQARQLGVSAASLFHMGWAQVLGVLAGKEQVVFGTVLMGRMQGSHDTDRALGIFINTLPFRVDVGTQDVRAGVKATHARLTALLRHEHAPLALAQRCSGVVAPTPLFSALLNYRHSAPAASAEAVSAWHGIAALSAEERTNYPLTLSVDDLGDGFGLSLLASQRVDPQRVCGYLQTALENLVTALEQAPHTAFNQLSVLPAAEQQLLLEQFNATQADFPQGNTLHGRVEAQASLTPDAIAAVQQGRQLTYAELNQQANLLAHHLLALGVKPDDRVAIVARRGLDTLAGLLAILKAGACYVPVDPSHPAERLSYLLADSAPVAVLTQQALLERLPALDVPVIQLDRYTWQHHSASNPNAAVSPSNLAYVIYTSGSTGLPKGVMVEHHTVANLVDWHCRAFDLCAGRHTASVAGFGFDAMAWEVWPALCVGATLHLPPATDGAEDIDALLSWWCAQPLDVCFLPTPVAEYAFSQQIEHPTLRTLLIGGDRLRQFARAQRFELINNYGPTEATVVATSGRVEADQPLHIGKPVANATVYLLDEQQRPVPLGVAGELYVGGKGVARGYLNRPELTAERFLQDPFNPGRMYRTGDLARWLPDGNIEYLGRNDDQVKIRGVRIELGEIETRLGQLPGIQEAVVLVREDRLVAYFTQNPQLDPLAVGDIRAHLVAHLPDYMVPVAYVKLEALPLTANGKLDRKALPAPDMAAVFTREYAAPEGEIESVLAQIWADVLQVQRVGRHDHFFELGGHSLLAMRMVSQVRQRLGVELVLGDLFANAELAAVAEVLAQSGRSTLPDILPANRDEDVPLSFAQQRLWFLALMEGANTAYNIPIGLRLRGQLHVEALQRALARIVARHETLRSRFAQQGDQAKVLIVPAEEMLPLQVQDLRRHPQPQQALDALIHGEASAPFDLERGPLLRGRLVVMADDHHVLLLTLHHIVSDGWSMGVLTRELMALYQAFSHGMPDPLPSLPIQYGDFAVWQRLWLSGEVLQRQSTYWQQALAGAPALLTLPTDRPRPVQQDYAGNSVEVRLDERLTAGLKALSQRHGTTLYMTLMTAWAALLARLSGQPDVVIGSPVANRTRSEVEGLIGLFVNTLAVRIDTSGELSTEALLARVKSLTLAAQAHQDLPFEQVVEITRPVRSLAHSPVFQTLLSWQDSSAPTLALGDLALEGIVENSHFAKFDLSLNLGEVQGSILGALEFAVALFDESTVQRYAGYFIRTLQAMVDNDQAVLEHAPLVDERERQHLLVDFNATAVDYNLDQTLHGMFEAQVTRTPNAIAVKAGEQQLTYAELNAQANQLAHHLLALGVQPGSRVAICVERGLSMVVGLYAILKAGAAYVPLDPAYPQERLAYMLHDSAPLVVLAQGATRGLLGEAPVVDLDQPGWQHLPAGNPQVQGVSAYVIYTSGSTGQPKGVINDHAGVVNRLLWMQAEYGLNAQDSVLQKTPFSFDVSVWEFFWPLFTGARLVMARPGGHKEPEYLCEVIEAEQITTLHFVPSMLDVFLAHGDIRQAAGLVRVMCSGEALPGSLVRRFKQQLPGSQLHNLYGPTEAAVDVTAWNCAGPVTPDNTPIGKPIANTRMYLLDSQLQPVPLGVVGELFIAGVQVARGYLNRPELTAERFLDDPFMPGRMYRTGDVGRYLADGNIEYLGRNDDQVKIRGLRIELGEIQARLLEYPQVNEAAVVAREERLVAYYTGTPSEIDALRRHLLRHLPEFMVPSIFVHVQALPLSPNGKLDRKALPAPGVDSVVVREYEAPQGDTEMALASLWAELLNVERVGRHDNFFELGGHSLLAVSLMGRMRRLGLSADVKVLFGQPTLSALAAALGGGREVAVPAIGIAEGCTHITPTMLPLIQMDQAAIDRIVACIPGGAANVQDIYPLAPLQAGILYHHRAVLDGDAYLLRAQFAFDNRLRLDAFAHALQAVIQRHDILRSSFHWDGLEEPVQVVWREASLSVETGAVPQRLNLSQAPLMRLIYTEEPQRVVATLLFHHLVMDHIALDILQHEMQAFLLGTQHTLGAAVPYRNYVAQTRLGVNDHEDFFREMLGEIDEPTDVEYLGVDEHVHLAVDLQLSQRLRTQARQAEVSTASLMHLAWAQVLGKVSGREQVVFGTVMLGRLQGGEGAERAMGVFINTLPLRVDLGEYSVRTALRATHARLTQLLSHEHAPLALAQRCSGVPVGTPLFSVLFNYRHSAPHSGGVAQAWQGIELLSAEEQTNYGLSVSVDDLGEGFSLIAMGQGARRLCDYLNIALEQLVEALEQRSDRGISRLPILPAAERQQLAGLNATTRVFPREHTVQRLLEAQAQARPDAVAALHADAVLSYGELNTRANCLAHHLMSLGVRPGDNVAILLPRSLDLLVSQLAILKCAAAYVPLDINAPAERQGFMLQDSGASWLLTCSDAALDYPARRLDLDTLVMDPQPSHNPDLSQSSDSVAYIMYTSGSTGTPKGVLVPHRGITRLVLNNGYADFNAADRVVFASNPAFDASTMDVWGALLNGGQVQVMDHATLLDPVAFGRALHGATVLFVTTALFNQYVQMIPEALAGLRILLCGGERADPAAFRSLLAQAPGLRLVHCYGPTETTTYATTYEVQAIAAIADSVPVGRPISNTQIHVLDAYLQPLPVGVTGEICIGGDGVAKGYLNRPELTAEKFIDDPFNPGALMYRTGDLGRWTAEGLLECIGRNDDQVKIRGFRIELGEIEARLATCASIQDVVVLAREDVPGDKRLVAYFTWAGEPVDIDSVRAHLHGQLPDYMLPSAYVVLAQLPLTANGKIDRKALPVPALEALLSRDFEAPADALEQSLASLWGEVLKLEQVGRHDSFFELGGHSLLAIRLVNLMEAAGLQVSLAELFQHVSVASVAAMLRQRTGEPVRDTSLITVRSSGSQPPLFLVHEFSGMDVYFPALGQHLPGDYPIYGLPGAALGEAHLNTMEGLAARMVGLIRQVQPHGPYRVAGWSFGGVLAYEVAMQLLGLDEPVAFLGLIDSYVPRMTDQGKARWSGPDALKRHLLLQCTAYWKAQGGVDELASLEQLEAGIGQLDFAGLLQRCRDQGLLYAQMAAAADADLLSFIEREVGHGHALAHYSLFPLPVPVHLFSARERPTELSRRSESLGWEDALAPGQLRRVEVPGDHQSMMQAPHIQGLGAAMAEALAVSAPVMEAVHQPLLRIQSGRAGHAPVFCVPGAGDSVTGFVGLSEALGRDWPLFGLQPRGLDGEAVPHSQVEAAAQCYLAALAQECPRGPVHLVGHSFGGWVALEMALRLQAMGREVASLTVIDSESPGSAGKPYSTTAALLRLIEAMQLSAGKSLGIDRVDFAGRDEVAQQQWLHAGMVSVGLLPGRASVDAMAGPSRTYAAALRTVYRPAQRFNGVVRLVLAQDPALDATGNQREQGLMVEGWRRQGSGLQVWYGAGNHFTLLKTPNVLGLAQWWLDGVVIGEVVS from the coding sequence GTGAGCATTTTTGAGTTATTGGGCACGCTGAAAACCAAGGACGTACAACTGGCGCTCAAGGGCGAGCAGTTGTCGGTGCAAGGCAACAAACAAGCGCTGAGCGATCCGGCGGTCCTGGCGGCGTTGCGTGAGCACAAAGCGGCTTTGATCGAACTGATCAAGGCCGGTGAATACTCGGCCTCCAAGGCCGGTGAAGTGCAGGTGCCGGCCAATGGCATTCCGCCTGGTGCCGAGCACATCACCCCGGCCATGTTGACCCTGTCGACGTTGAGCCAGGACGAGATCGAGCGCATCGTGGCCACGGTCGACGGCGGTGTGGCGAATATTCAGGACATTTACCCGCTGGCGCCGTTGCAGGAAGGCATTCTGTTCCACCACGTCAGCGCCGAGCAGGGCGACCCGTACGTGATGCAGTCGCAGTTCGCGTTCGACAGCCTGGAGCGTTTCGAGGCCTTCGCCCAGGCGTTGCAGAGCGTGATGGACCGCCACGATATCCTGCGCACCGGCGTGGTCTGGGACGGTTTGCAGCAACCCTCGCAAGTGGTATGGCGCCGGGCACGCCTGCCGGTGCAGGCGCTGCAATTGAACCCGGCCGACGGCGATATTGCCGCTCAACTGCACGGACTGTTCGATGCCCGCCACTATCGCCTCGACGTGACGCAGGCGCCGCTGCTGCGCCTGGTACGGGCCGACGACCGGCTGAACCAGCGCATTGTCGCCACCTTGCTGTTCCACCATATGGCCCTCGACCACAGCGCTCTCGAAGTGGTGTGCCATGAAATGCAGGCGTGCCTGCTGGGGCAGGGCGCGGCGCTTGGCCAGGCCGTGCCGTTTCGCAATTATGTGGCGCAGGCACGCCTGGGTATCAGTGAGCCGGAACACGAAAACTTCTTCCGCCAGATGCTCGGCGACATCAGCGAGCCGACCTTGCCATACGGCTTGCAGGACGTGCAGGGCGATGCCCGTGGCATCAGCGAAGTCAGCCTGCCCTTGCCCGCAGCGCTCAGCCAGCGGTTGCGCGCGCAAGCCCGGCAATTGGGCGTGAGTGCCGCCAGCCTGTTCCATATGGGCTGGGCGCAGGTGCTGGGTGTGCTGGCCGGTAAAGAACAGGTGGTGTTCGGCACCGTATTGATGGGCCGCATGCAAGGCAGCCATGACACGGATCGGGCGCTGGGTATCTTCATCAACACCTTGCCGTTTCGCGTCGACGTGGGTACCCAGGACGTGCGCGCCGGGGTCAAGGCCACCCACGCGCGGCTCACCGCCTTGTTGCGCCACGAACACGCACCGCTGGCACTGGCCCAGCGCTGCAGTGGGGTGGTGGCGCCAACGCCGCTGTTCAGCGCCTTGCTCAACTATCGCCACAGCGCTCCGGCCGCCAGCGCCGAAGCCGTGTCGGCCTGGCACGGGATCGCCGCGCTCAGCGCCGAAGAGCGCACCAACTACCCGCTGACCCTGAGTGTGGATGACTTGGGTGACGGCTTTGGCCTGAGCCTGCTGGCCAGCCAGCGGGTCGACCCACAGCGCGTGTGCGGCTACCTGCAAACCGCCCTGGAAAACCTGGTTACGGCGCTGGAGCAGGCGCCGCACACCGCGTTCAATCAGCTGTCGGTGCTGCCCGCCGCCGAGCAGCAACTGTTGCTGGAACAGTTCAACGCCACCCAGGCCGATTTCCCCCAAGGCAACACCTTGCACGGGCGCGTCGAAGCCCAGGCCTCGCTTACGCCGGACGCGATCGCCGCCGTGCAGCAGGGCCGCCAACTGACCTACGCCGAACTCAACCAGCAAGCCAACCTGCTGGCCCATCACCTGTTGGCACTGGGGGTCAAGCCCGATGACCGCGTGGCCATCGTCGCGCGGCGTGGCCTGGACACCCTAGCCGGGTTGCTGGCCATTCTCAAGGCCGGTGCCTGCTACGTGCCGGTCGACCCATCGCACCCGGCCGAGCGCCTGAGCTACCTGCTGGCCGACAGCGCCCCGGTGGCGGTGCTGACCCAACAGGCACTGCTCGAGCGCTTACCGGCGCTGGACGTGCCGGTGATCCAGCTGGACCGCTACACCTGGCAGCACCATTCAGCCAGCAATCCCAACGCTGCCGTCAGCCCGTCGAACCTCGCCTATGTGATTTACACCTCCGGCTCCACCGGCTTGCCCAAAGGTGTGATGGTCGAGCACCACACGGTGGCCAACCTGGTGGACTGGCATTGCCGCGCCTTTGACCTGTGCGCCGGGCGCCACACCGCCAGCGTGGCCGGCTTTGGTTTTGATGCGATGGCCTGGGAAGTGTGGCCGGCGCTGTGTGTCGGCGCGACCCTGCACCTGCCGCCCGCCACGGACGGCGCCGAAGATATCGACGCGCTGCTGAGCTGGTGGTGCGCGCAGCCGCTGGACGTGTGCTTTTTGCCGACGCCGGTGGCCGAGTACGCGTTCAGCCAGCAGATCGAACACCCTACGCTGCGCACCTTGCTGATTGGCGGTGACCGCCTGCGCCAGTTTGCGCGGGCGCAGCGGTTTGAACTGATCAACAACTACGGGCCCACCGAAGCCACGGTGGTTGCTACTTCCGGCAGGGTCGAGGCAGACCAGCCGTTGCATATCGGCAAACCGGTGGCCAATGCCACGGTGTATCTGCTCGATGAACAACAACGGCCGGTGCCATTGGGTGTCGCTGGTGAGCTGTACGTGGGCGGCAAGGGCGTGGCGCGTGGTTACCTCAACCGCCCGGAACTGACCGCCGAGCGCTTCCTGCAAGACCCGTTCAACCCGGGGCGCATGTACCGCACCGGCGATCTGGCGCGCTGGTTGCCGGATGGCAATATCGAGTACTTGGGGCGCAACGATGATCAGGTAAAAATCCGTGGCGTGCGCATCGAGCTGGGCGAGATTGAAACCCGGCTCGGCCAACTGCCCGGAATTCAGGAAGCGGTGGTGCTGGTGCGTGAGGACCGCTTGGTCGCCTATTTCACCCAGAACCCGCAACTCGACCCGCTGGCTGTGGGTGATATCCGTGCCCACCTGGTCGCGCATCTGCCGGACTACATGGTCCCGGTCGCCTATGTGAAGCTCGAGGCGTTGCCACTCACCGCCAACGGCAAGCTCGACCGCAAGGCGTTGCCGGCGCCGGACATGGCCGCGGTGTTTACCCGCGAATACGCAGCGCCCGAGGGCGAGATCGAAAGCGTGCTCGCGCAGATCTGGGCCGATGTGCTGCAGGTGCAGCGTGTCGGGCGGCACGACCATTTCTTCGAGCTGGGCGGGCACTCGTTGCTGGCGATGCGCATGGTGTCGCAAGTGCGCCAGCGCCTGGGGGTGGAACTGGTCCTCGGCGACTTGTTTGCCAATGCGGAGCTGGCGGCGGTCGCCGAAGTACTGGCGCAGTCGGGGCGCAGCACCTTGCCGGATATCCTGCCGGCCAATCGTGATGAAGACGTGCCGCTGTCGTTCGCCCAGCAGCGCCTGTGGTTCCTGGCACTGATGGAAGGCGCCAACACCGCCTACAACATTCCCATCGGCCTGCGTTTACGTGGCCAGTTGCATGTCGAGGCGCTGCAGCGCGCGCTGGCACGTATCGTCGCGCGCCACGAAACCCTGCGCAGCCGCTTTGCCCAGCAGGGCGACCAAGCCAAGGTACTCATCGTACCCGCCGAAGAGATGCTGCCCCTGCAAGTACAGGATTTGCGCCGCCACCCGCAACCGCAGCAGGCGCTGGATGCCTTGATTCATGGCGAAGCCTCGGCGCCGTTCGACCTGGAGCGCGGCCCCTTGCTGCGCGGGCGTCTGGTGGTGATGGCCGACGATCACCATGTGTTGCTGTTGACCTTGCACCATATCGTTTCCGATGGCTGGTCGATGGGCGTACTGACCCGCGAGCTGATGGCGCTGTATCAAGCCTTCAGCCACGGCATGCCTGACCCGTTGCCAAGCCTGCCGATCCAGTACGGCGACTTTGCCGTGTGGCAGCGTTTGTGGCTGAGCGGTGAAGTGTTGCAGCGCCAAAGCACCTATTGGCAACAGGCACTGGCCGGTGCGCCGGCCTTGCTCACGCTGCCCACTGACCGCCCACGCCCGGTGCAGCAGGACTACGCCGGCAACAGCGTCGAAGTGCGCCTGGACGAACGCCTGACCGCCGGGCTCAAGGCCTTGAGCCAACGCCATGGCACCACGCTGTACATGACCTTGATGACGGCCTGGGCCGCGCTGCTGGCGCGGCTCTCGGGGCAACCGGATGTGGTGATCGGCTCGCCGGTGGCCAACCGTACCCGCAGTGAGGTGGAGGGGCTGATCGGCCTGTTCGTCAACACCCTGGCGGTGCGCATCGACACCTCGGGCGAGCTGAGCACCGAAGCCTTGCTGGCACGGGTCAAGAGCCTGACGCTGGCGGCCCAGGCGCACCAGGACTTGCCGTTCGAGCAGGTGGTGGAAATCACCCGGCCGGTGCGCAGCCTGGCCCACAGCCCAGTGTTCCAGACCTTGCTGAGCTGGCAGGACAGCAGCGCGCCGACCCTGGCCTTGGGCGACCTGGCCCTGGAAGGCATCGTCGAGAACAGCCACTTTGCCAAGTTCGACCTGTCGCTGAACCTGGGTGAAGTGCAGGGCAGCATCCTCGGCGCGCTGGAATTTGCCGTGGCGCTGTTTGATGAGTCGACTGTGCAGCGTTATGCCGGCTATTTCATCCGCACCTTGCAGGCCATGGTCGATAACGACCAGGCGGTGCTGGAACACGCGCCGTTGGTGGATGAGCGTGAGCGTCAGCACCTGCTGGTCGACTTCAACGCCACCGCAGTGGACTACAACCTCGACCAAACCCTGCACGGGATGTTTGAAGCGCAGGTGACGCGCACGCCGAACGCGATTGCAGTGAAGGCGGGCGAGCAGCAACTGACCTACGCCGAACTGAATGCCCAGGCTAACCAGCTGGCCCATCACCTGCTGGCGTTGGGCGTACAGCCGGGTTCGCGGGTGGCGATCTGCGTCGAGCGCGGGCTTTCCATGGTCGTTGGCCTGTATGCGATTCTCAAGGCTGGCGCGGCGTATGTGCCGTTGGACCCGGCCTATCCGCAGGAGCGCCTGGCCTACATGCTGCACGACAGCGCGCCGCTGGTGGTGCTGGCCCAAGGTGCGACCCGTGGCTTGCTCGGCGAGGCGCCAGTGGTCGATCTGGACCAGCCAGGCTGGCAGCACCTGCCCGCAGGCAACCCTCAGGTACAGGGCGTAAGCGCTTATGTGATCTACACCTCCGGTTCCACCGGCCAGCCCAAAGGCGTGATCAACGACCACGCAGGGGTGGTCAACCGCCTGCTGTGGATGCAGGCCGAATACGGCCTGAATGCGCAGGATTCGGTGCTGCAGAAAACCCCGTTCAGCTTTGACGTCTCGGTGTGGGAATTCTTCTGGCCGTTGTTTACCGGCGCGCGCCTGGTAATGGCGCGCCCCGGCGGGCACAAAGAGCCCGAATACCTGTGCGAAGTGATCGAGGCCGAACAGATCACCACCTTGCACTTTGTGCCGTCGATGCTTGATGTGTTCCTAGCTCACGGCGATATCCGCCAGGCGGCCGGGCTGGTGCGGGTAATGTGCAGCGGCGAAGCCTTGCCGGGGAGCCTGGTGCGGCGCTTCAAGCAGCAACTGCCGGGCAGCCAATTGCATAACCTGTATGGCCCGACCGAAGCGGCCGTCGACGTCACCGCCTGGAACTGTGCCGGCCCGGTAACGCCGGACAACACGCCGATCGGCAAACCCATCGCCAACACGCGCATGTACCTGCTCGACAGCCAATTGCAACCGGTGCCGCTGGGCGTGGTGGGCGAGTTGTTTATCGCGGGCGTACAAGTCGCGCGCGGGTATCTGAACCGGCCGGAACTGACCGCCGAGCGTTTCCTTGACGACCCTTTCATGCCGGGGCGCATGTACCGCACCGGTGATGTCGGGCGTTACTTGGCGGACGGCAATATCGAGTACCTGGGGCGCAATGATGACCAGGTGAAGATCCGTGGTTTGCGCATCGAACTGGGTGAAATCCAGGCGCGGCTACTCGAGTATCCGCAGGTCAACGAAGCCGCCGTGGTCGCCCGTGAAGAGCGGCTGGTGGCGTATTACACCGGCACACCGAGCGAAATCGACGCACTGCGCAGACATCTGCTGCGGCATCTGCCGGAGTTCATGGTGCCGTCGATTTTCGTGCATGTGCAGGCGTTGCCGCTCAGCCCCAACGGCAAGCTCGACCGCAAGGCGCTGCCGGCGCCGGGCGTGGATTCGGTGGTGGTGCGCGAATACGAAGCGCCCCAGGGCGATACCGAAATGGCCTTGGCCAGCCTGTGGGCCGAACTGCTCAATGTTGAGCGCGTAGGCCGTCACGATAACTTCTTCGAACTGGGCGGGCATTCGCTGTTGGCCGTCAGTTTGATGGGGCGCATGCGCCGCCTGGGCTTGTCGGCGGATGTGAAGGTGCTGTTCGGCCAGCCGACGCTCTCGGCGTTGGCGGCGGCGTTGGGCGGTGGGCGTGAAGTGGCGGTGCCGGCTATTGGCATTGCCGAAGGTTGCACCCACATCACCCCTACGATGTTGCCCTTGATCCAGATGGACCAGGCCGCCATCGACCGCATCGTCGCGTGCATTCCCGGCGGTGCGGCGAATGTGCAGGATATCTACCCGCTGGCGCCGTTGCAGGCCGGCATCTTGTATCACCATCGCGCTGTGCTTGACGGCGATGCCTACCTGTTGCGCGCGCAGTTTGCCTTCGACAACCGTCTGCGCCTGGACGCCTTTGCCCATGCATTGCAGGCGGTGATCCAGCGGCATGACATCCTGCGCTCCTCCTTCCATTGGGACGGCCTGGAAGAACCGGTGCAGGTGGTATGGCGTGAAGCTTCGCTAAGCGTTGAAACCGGTGCCGTGCCACAGCGCCTGAATCTTTCGCAAGCGCCGTTGATGCGGCTGATCTATACCGAGGAGCCGCAGCGCGTGGTCGCCACGTTGCTGTTCCATCATTTGGTCATGGACCACATCGCGCTGGACATTCTGCAGCATGAAATGCAGGCGTTCCTGCTCGGCACCCAGCACACGCTGGGCGCAGCGGTACCTTACCGCAACTATGTGGCTCAGACCCGCCTGGGCGTCAACGATCACGAGGATTTCTTCCGCGAAATGCTCGGTGAAATTGATGAGCCAACCGACGTCGAATACCTGGGCGTCGATGAACACGTGCATCTGGCCGTCGACCTTCAGTTGAGCCAGCGCCTGCGCACCCAGGCCCGCCAGGCAGAGGTGAGTACTGCCAGCCTGATGCACCTGGCCTGGGCGCAGGTGCTGGGCAAGGTCAGTGGCCGCGAACAGGTGGTGTTCGGCACCGTAATGCTCGGCCGCCTGCAAGGCGGCGAAGGTGCGGAGCGGGCCATGGGCGTGTTTATCAACACCTTGCCGCTGCGCGTCGACCTGGGCGAATACTCGGTGCGCACCGCGCTGCGGGCCACCCATGCGCGCCTGACCCAATTGCTCAGCCACGAACACGCGCCGCTGGCCTTGGCCCAGCGTTGCAGCGGCGTGCCAGTAGGTACGCCTTTGTTCAGCGTGTTGTTCAACTACCGCCACAGTGCGCCGCACAGCGGTGGTGTGGCACAGGCCTGGCAGGGCATTGAGCTGCTCAGTGCCGAGGAACAGACCAATTACGGGCTGTCGGTGAGTGTCGATGACCTGGGTGAGGGTTTCAGCCTGATCGCCATGGGGCAGGGCGCCCGGCGTTTGTGTGATTACCTGAATATTGCCCTTGAGCAACTGGTAGAGGCGCTGGAGCAGCGCAGTGATAGAGGCATCAGCCGCTTGCCCATCCTGCCGGCGGCCGAGCGCCAACAGCTGGCAGGTTTGAATGCCACCACCCGTGTGTTTCCCCGCGAACACACGGTGCAGCGCTTGTTAGAAGCCCAGGCCCAGGCGCGGCCAGACGCGGTGGCTGCATTGCACGCTGACGCGGTACTGAGCTATGGCGAACTCAACACCCGCGCCAACTGCTTGGCCCATCACCTGATGAGCCTGGGTGTGCGCCCGGGCGATAACGTCGCGATCCTGCTGCCACGTTCCCTGGACCTGCTGGTCAGCCAACTGGCGATCCTCAAATGCGCGGCGGCCTATGTGCCGTTGGATATCAACGCGCCCGCCGAACGCCAGGGCTTCATGTTGCAGGACAGCGGCGCGAGCTGGCTGTTGACCTGCAGTGACGCGGCGCTGGATTACCCGGCGCGGCGCCTGGACCTGGATACGTTGGTCATGGACCCGCAACCGAGCCACAACCCCGACTTGTCGCAGTCCTCGGACAGCGTGGCGTACATCATGTACACCTCCGGTTCCACGGGTACGCCCAAGGGCGTATTGGTGCCCCATCGCGGCATCACGCGGCTGGTGCTCAACAACGGTTACGCCGACTTCAACGCCGCCGACCGCGTGGTGTTTGCATCCAACCCGGCATTCGACGCGAGCACCATGGACGTGTGGGGTGCGCTGCTCAACGGCGGCCAGGTGCAGGTGATGGACCATGCCACCTTGCTCGACCCGGTTGCATTCGGCCGTGCGCTGCACGGTGCGACGGTATTGTTCGTGACCACCGCGCTGTTCAACCAGTACGTGCAGATGATCCCCGAAGCCCTGGCCGGCTTGCGCATTTTGCTCTGCGGCGGCGAGCGTGCCGACCCGGCGGCGTTCCGCAGCCTGCTGGCGCAGGCGCCGGGCTTACGCCTGGTGCATTGCTACGGGCCGACCGAAACCACCACCTACGCCACCACTTACGAGGTGCAGGCGATTGCCGCCATTGCTGACAGCGTGCCGGTCGGTCGACCGATTTCCAATACGCAAATCCACGTGCTGGATGCGTACTTGCAACCGCTGCCAGTGGGTGTGACGGGCGAAATTTGCATCGGCGGTGACGGCGTAGCCAAGGGCTATTTGAACCGCCCGGAGCTGACTGCCGAGAAGTTTATCGACGACCCGTTCAACCCGGGCGCCTTGATGTACCGCACCGGCGACCTCGGCCGCTGGACAGCGGAGGGCTTGCTGGAGTGCATCGGGCGTAACGACGACCAAGTGAAGATCCGCGGTTTCCGTATTGAGTTGGGCGAGATCGAAGCACGCCTGGCGACCTGCGCGAGTATCCAGGACGTGGTGGTACTGGCCCGTGAAGATGTGCCGGGCGACAAACGTCTGGTGGCGTATTTCACCTGGGCTGGCGAGCCCGTCGACATCGACAGTGTGCGTGCGCACCTGCACGGCCAGTTGCCGGACTACATGCTGCCGTCGGCCTATGTGGTGCTGGCGCAGTTGCCGCTGACGGCCAATGGCAAGATCGATCGCAAAGCCTTGCCGGTTCCGGCGTTGGAGGCCTTGCTCAGCCGCGACTTCGAAGCGCCGGCCGATGCGCTGGAGCAGTCGCTCGCCAGCCTGTGGGGCGAGGTGTTGAAGCTTGAGCAGGTGGGGCGTCACGACAGCTTCTTTGAGCTGGGCGGGCATTCGTTGCTGGCGATTCGACTGGTCAATCTGATGGAAGCAGCGGGTTTGCAGGTGTCGCTGGCCGAGCTGTTCCAGCACGTCAGCGTGGCCTCGGTGGCGGCGATGTTGCGCCAGCGTACCGGCGAGCCGGTGCGCGACACCTCACTGATTACCGTGCGCAGCAGTGGCTCGCAGCCGCCATTGTTCCTGGTGCATGAGTTCAGCGGCATGGACGTGTATTTCCCGGCGCTGGGCCAGCACTTGCCCGGCGATTATCCGATCTACGGCCTGCCGGGCGCGGCACTGGGCGAGGCGCACCTGAACACCATGGAAGGCTTGGCGGCGCGCATGGTCGGCCTGATCCGCCAGGTTCAGCCACACGGGCCTTACCGCGTGGCGGGCTGGTCGTTTGGCGGCGTGCTGGCCTATGAAGTGGCGATGCAATTGCTGGGGCTGGATGAACCGGTGGCGTTCCTCGGTCTGATCGACAGCTACGTGCCGCGCATGACCGATCAGGGCAAGGCGCGCTGGAGTGGGCCGGATGCCCTCAAGCGGCATTTGCTGTTGCAGTGCACCGCGTATTGGAAAGCACAGGGAGGTGTGGATGAATTGGCGAGCCTTGAACAGCTTGAGGCGGGCATTGGACAGCTGGACTTTGCGGGTCTGCTGCAACGCTGTCGCGATCAAGGTCTGCTATACGCGCAAATGGCAGCGGCTGCGGACGCGGACCTCTTGAGTTTTATCGAGCGTGAAGTCGGCCACGGGCATGCGCTGGCGCACTACAGCCTGTTCCCGCTGCCGGTGCCGGTGCATCTGTTCAGTGCCCGCGAACGCCCGACCGAGCTGTCGCGGCGCAGTGAATCGCTGGGCTGGGAAGACGCCTTGGCGCCTGGGCAATTGCGCCGGGTAGAAGTGCCGGGTGATCACCAGAGCATGATGCAGGCACCGCATATTCAAGGCTTGGGTGCGGCGATGGCTGAAGCCCTGGCCGTGAGTGCGCCGGTGATGGAAGCGGTGCATCAACCGCTGCTGCGCATTCAGAGTGGGCGTGCGGGCCATGCGCCGGTGTTCTGTGTGCCGGGAGCGGGGGACAGCGTCACCGGGTTTGTGGGGTTGAGCGAGGCACTCGGGCGCGACTGGCCGTTGTTCGGCTTGCAGCCGCGTGGGCTGGATGGCGAGGCAGTGCCCCACAGCCAGGTGGAGGCGGCGGCGCAGTGTTACCTGGCGGCGCTGGCGCAGGAGTGCCCGCGTGGGCCGGTGCATCTGGTCGGGCATTCATTTGGTGGCTGGGTCGCGCTGGAGATGGCGCTGCGCTTGCAGGCGATGGGCCGCGAGGTGGCATCGTTGACAGTGATCGATAGTGAATCACCGGGCAGCGCGGGCAAGCCCTATTCGACCACGGCAGCGTTGTTGCGCTTGATCGAAGCCATGCAGTTGTCGGCAGGCAAGTCGCTGGGCATCGACCGGGTGGATTTTGCCGGACGCGATGAGGTGGCGCAGCAGCAATGGCTGCATGCCGGGATGGTAAGCGTGGGGTTGTTGCCGGGGCGTGCCAGTGTGGATGCGATGGCGGGGCCGTCGCGCACTTATGCGGCGGCGTTGCGCACGGTGTATCGGCCGGCGCAGCGGTTCAATGGGGTGGTGCGCTTGGTGTTGGCGCAGGATCCGGCGTTGGATGCGACGGGTAATCAGCGTGAGCAGGGGTTGATGGTGGAGGGGTGGCGGCGCCAGGGGAGTGGGTTGCAGGTTTGGTATGGCGCGGGGAATCACTTTACGTTGCTTAAGACGCCGAATGTTTTGGGGCTTGCTCAATGGTGGTTGGACGGTGTGGTGATTGGGGAGGTGGTTTCGTGA